A genome region from Erigeron canadensis isolate Cc75 chromosome 3, C_canadensis_v1, whole genome shotgun sequence includes the following:
- the LOC122592317 gene encoding calcium-binding protein KRP1-like, producing MSAAFSMATKSPQVFQDYLPIMADKLGGDGLIEELCNGFRLLMDQEKGVITFESLKKNSSVLGLQDLSDGDIMSMLKEGDFDGDGALNQMEFCVLMFRLSPDLMDQSQYLLEEAIEQEFTHVS from the coding sequence ATGTCTGCTGCATTCTCAATGGCAACAAAAAGCCCACAAGTGTTTCAAGATTACTTACCTATAATGGCGGACAAGTTAGGAGGGGATGGTTTGATTGAAGAGCTATGTAACGGGTTTCGTTTACTAATGGATCAAGAAAAAGGCGTCATCACTTTCGAAAGTTTAAAGAAGAATTCGTCGGTTTTGGGCTTACAAGATTTGAGCGATGGTGATATTATGAGTATGTTGAAAGAAGGTGATTTTGATGGAGATGGTGCTCTTAACCAAATGGAATTTTGTGTTCTTATGTTTAGATTAAGTCCTGATTTGATGGACCAATCTCAATATTTGTTAGAAGAAGCAATAGAACAGGAGTTTACTCATGTTTCTTAA
- the LOC122593763 gene encoding calcium-binding protein PBP1-like — MATNNKSMFQDYLPLMADKLGGDGIIEELCNGFRLLMDQEKGVITFESLKKNSSVLGIEDMSDDDVMSMLKEGDYDGDGALSQMEFCVLMFRLSPDLMDQSEFLLEGALEMELNHAF, encoded by the coding sequence ATGGCAACCAACAACAAATCCATGTTCCAAGATTACTTACCTCTAATGGCGGACAAGTTAGGAGGAGATGGTATAATAGAAGAACTATGTAACGGGTTTCGGTTACTAATGGATCAAGAAAAAGGCGTGATCACTTTCGAAAGTCTAAAAAAGAATTCCTCGGTTTTGGGCATTGAGGATATGAGTGATGATGATGTTATGAGTATGCTAAAAGAAGGAGATTATGATGGAGATGGTGCTCTTAGCCAAATGGAATTTTGTGTTCTTATGTTCAGATTAAGTCCTGATTTAATGGACCAATCTGAATTTTTGCTGGAAGGGGCACTAGAAATGGAGCTTAATCATGCTTTCTAA